The following DNA comes from Vigna radiata var. radiata cultivar VC1973A chromosome 4, Vradiata_ver6, whole genome shotgun sequence.
tcgaACGCACATGAATCTTTTCTtcgaaaaagagaaaaaaaatggtacaaacacaaattattattattatttatggactttaatgtttcaattttaaatcaGTCTCGTAATCAATTCTAATAAGAGATTGCAGTGTTCTAATCAATTACAAAAAATTCaagatgaagagaaaaaaaggattgATTAGGCAGAATAATGTACTACAGCTATAAACAAAATTCTTTCActtataaatcaataaataaaaaaagttacacGATCTAACCGTGGCATCCAAAAAACCAAAATGACAGAATCTACTCATTCTTTGGACAAATCACCATACTGCCATGGATTAAATTCAATATCTTTATTATCAAGATGATCAATGCTGTCTGAGTTATCAATAGCAGTACGATGCTCAGTGTATTTACCATTGTATTGGTAGATCTCCAAATCACCCCATGGAGTTGAAGTCACCTCTTCAGTCAAATCAAACCATCTTGGTGCAAATTTATGCCCTTTGGCTTCTCGGATTTTCTTTTCAGCGCGTTGCCTCTCCTCCAAACTGTAAGAGAAAACAACATAACATCTTAGAGTCAAGTTATGTCATGGAAAACTCCATAGACAAAATTGGCAGTAAGAAAAATACTTCTAATTTCAAAGTATCCCCACTTTTCAGAAAGAAGCAGATTTCTTTGCTATTCCTAAAAAGTAAATAGTTGTATTTCTTTGCTATCATACTAACCGtgcaaaatttttaattttatagttgtATTGCTTTTAGAATGCATACTGAGTACATATTTTCAAGCATATGAGGAATGAAAGTAAAGGTTAAAAACCTGCTCTTTTCTGCCCCTGATTTGGATAGATCACCCATTTCAAGTGCAAATCTATCTGGACGTAAACGGGAGTCTGATGGCAACAACTTTCTAGGAGCAGTGTCAAAGCTGTTTAATTTATGCGCAAAGTATGTATAGTCGAATTTATCATTTGCTGGTACATCAGCAACATGCCAAACCTGCAGAATAAATTTCAAGATacactattaataaaaattataaataactatGCCTTTACCAGTTATATCATCACATCGTAAAAAACAAAGCTACAGACCATTAGCATATTATAACTGGTTCTGATCATTTTGTatctttttttcaaacaaaaaagaaaaaaatacctCTTTCAATTCTGTGTCTGGAAGAGGCTCTCCTTCCAAATCACATGGTTGATAACTCATTGACTCATTCCACTTTCCAGTCATCAATATTTTAGGCTCCTCGGCAGAGTTATACACATATCCATCTACTTCATAGCGACCAGCCCTGCAAGATATCAAGAAACAAAAAGCTAGTTAAAGAATCAATATCTGAATGGGGAATGATAATAGAAATAGAACACAGAAAATGGAAGGGATTTAAGTCATTCAATTCTCCTTAAAATGAAAACACAACTTTAACAAATAAAGAATGCTTAATTTAACACAATTAATGAACCAGATTAAATAGTCAGATAATACCAGAAGGTTCAATGACATTACACTTTTTGTAAATCTCTCATAAACTATAAATATGGCTAAATTATAATACCTAAGTAGATTAAAAAATTCAACCTTATAAGTTCGTTTTAGAGGCTTAGCTAGACTTAAAACTAGTTTCTAAGATTGTATTGGAGTATATCCTATTTATTGAGCATATCGTATGCCATTGGATTGCTAACAATCCACACACAAATATTTAGTCCCATGTTTGAAATTTCTAGTCATTGGTGTGAGTGGGTGCGTAAGAGATCTCATATCAACTATATATATGGACATATTATGATACCTTACCATGCAATCAAATTACTTTCAAGCCGATTTTATAGGATTGAATTAATCCTAAATCcactttttaaaattgtatcaaaGTCTATCTAAGTAAGATGCGTGCAAGTCTCACCTTATAACCcaattttgtaaagttaaaCTAAGACTAAATCAACTTTCAAAGTCCAGAGACATTTTAATTGGAAAACAATACAATAATATGATATCACATACCCAAACCATCCACATGGTTGAAAGTAGAGTATAACTTTGTCCCCTGTTGTCAAGTTCGTCATTACCATCTCCCCAGGTGAATCAATCCATGTTCGTccaaatatcaaattattaaccTTGGTTGGAGGGGGAACCAAATCGATAACTACACCATCCTTCTTGAGGGTTACACGTGTTCTGCAAATAATAATTGCAAAacctatatttattatttccttGCTACCAAATGACAATTCTGCAGGGAACTAGAAAGGTAAAGCAAAGACaaaaatttttgtataattattatatacataCTGCCTCTTATAGCAATAGATTATGAAGATTCTTCGTTAAAAAAAACTTCTATTCAGATTCTTCAAGAGAATTGAAATTAGATTTGAAAAAGCATAACAAATTAAATGAGCCCAAAATACTGTTGCACGTCTGTCACCCAGCTAGGAAATACTCATAACCCTATCTTTTCAACCTAGAATAATAGGAAGTTGGAAGTATATAGACCATGAGTGACAATAAGAATATAACAATGTGATCTACTAATTAAGTGCAATGTATTGATCACCTTCCAACGGGGTAAACATCAACAGAATTTCCCAAAAACTTAGTCTTTAACTTTGAAGTCACGTCATATGTAAAATGCTCATTCTCAGCATGACCAGCACTCATCGGGGGATGGTGACTCAcctgaaattaaaaatacagCAAACAAGATATCCAATATAAGGGAGAAGATAACAGAGACGaggaaataaaaatttcatagaCGTATGCACCTAACAATGCAAAAGAAAGTAGTGAGAAGAACTTAATAGTTCTTGCAAATGCTGGTATAAATTTCCAAGGAAACATTATATTAAAGGTGCGGGGAGACAGAGTTCTTATGAATCACATACTTAAAAGGTACCTGTTCTGCAAGAAATGAAACTCGACCATGGTTAGCCATCTCGTAAGTCTCTCCAAGGATAGGGTTAAAAGGCTTCCAGGTCCGTTGGTATGCAAAGTACACAGATATAGCCCATGACGCTGCAATGACTCGATGAGTCAGAAAAGTAATGAAATAATCAGGAAGTATATGCACAAGGTTGACAGACACTCCAAAGTAGTTAGAAGAACAAAAACTAACACAACAGGTTCTAGCGAGCAATTGTTTGGGTCAATTAAATCACATGATCctttactataaataaaatattcaggTACAGCATTGACAACTTGTCGAAACTAGATAAAATGTTATTCGttcttaattttaactaaacccTCCATTACCTTTAAGATTAcaattcaattgatcaaaacaattaaaaaatagcaGAGAACAGAGGGAAACAAATAACTCACATGCATATACCATCCTCATGTATGGGTCCTCACATTTATCTGCCTGATCTAACAAGTAGGAGTACTCCATCAACTAGTTCAAACAATTCAAAGTTCAATCAAGTGCTAATACAAACAAATAGAGCAATTTAACAAAGCCAAAAGAAGTGATGGTATGCAAACCTCTGCCATTTTCTGAAGCATAGTCATTGgttcaaaaataataacagGTAGCGTTACCATTGATGTTACATCTGAGCCAATATATTTGTGCATCATCTTCCAGTAACCGTCTCTTTCCTGAATACAAAAGTCAAACATAGGGAAAATGCAATAACATCACGGCATAGCACACATTAGATATGTACTCAAAAGAGAAATAGGAAATAagtaaaaccaaaaaaaaaaggatggcATCCGTATgatcaacaataaataaaactaaaaggCAACACGACCAGATAATTTAATGGAGACAAAAGAGCGATAACCAAGAGCATTTTCAAAGTCTAAGCAGAAAGTACAAAACAACTAATGCCGAAAAAGGTTTGAGccaaaaaataacatttctgAAATAAACAAGCAAAATAAGCACCTCAGGTTTCCATCTTCCTCTCTGGGCTTCCTCCTCTGCGTCCTCTTTACCACCCTCCGGATTTATGACTTCTACCCCTTCATACCCCAGCAACCTATAAACAAAGGAGAACATGAGTAAGCTTGCATTCCCCAGAATATCTACATTTCTTAGTGATGAAGCTGACAAGTTCCGCcgtaaaaaatgtaaaatatgaatCTGAAATGGATGAACGTGTTCTTATTATATGAAGTCCAAAGACTAAATATTTGGGGGATAAAATTTCCACAAGCTTTCATCATTTCTAGATAATATCAGTGATAGAGAGATTCCAACTAAATAAACAGAAGGTTACTTCACAAATTACTAGTAGCTCACATCCTTGATATATAGAACTGCTGAAAATTACACTACTCTGCTCTATAAGTCTTTCCAGTACCTCGTCGATATATGAGAGCTACGAACTACGAACAAGTACATGGGACGGCAATTCTCTCTTCTAGCCATTATAGTGATTTGGCCTCCATATTTAgactttttattcattttggtccttatactttgtttttgaacaatagtttttaaaaactattcaTTGTGGCCCATTCCATTTAAACTGGCGTTAGACCGTTTGAAAGTGTCGTGCgtcaaaatatatgtatgtCCCATGTCAAAATCTAAGTCATATTTTATCTTGTAATCTCTTTGATTTTAAGATTGACACATTTAAATTATCAAGTAGAAGATGTCTCAGACACAAACTCTTACATGTGTCAAACACTTATTTTGACATGACTCGTGACACTTCCAAAGGGGTCAATTTGAGTCTTTTTGAAAAATAGTGACTCAATgtagtaaaagaaatatatagaGAGAGGAACAAAAAGGCTTAAATAGAGGCAAGAACCTAATTTGAATGATGATGATAACACTATAATATCATGTTGCCTGCTTGCCTCACAGTATCAATGCAACTTAAAGAAAAAAGGCAAATCTAAGTCTATAATCCAACAAATATCAAATAACCATTTGGTATTATCAATGACACTTTACACTAGAACATAAGAACACACACATAAGTGTAGATTACGATGACACAACACATAGGAATACGATTATATAGATATGAATAATATAGGAATAGGacaatccaaaaataaaaattctgtttgagaaaaaaataccCGTTTACAGATCGGTGCATAGCATTGCTGAAGATGGAGAAGCCGGAAGTCATGGCGGCGAAAAAGCCCTTGTTTTCATTCTTCTCAGGGCTACCCATCTCGTTTGAAAacctaatttaaaatatcagaAAGAAGGGAAAGAAATCCACGATGGCTATTCGAATtgtcaaattttgttgttcgaaatgaaaacagaagaaaataagaatagtttgaatcaagaaacaaagtgggaggaagaaagagaaaatggaaGAGTGATTTGAGGGATAAATTGAAACATCGAGAAAGGAACAGGAAAATTTGCTTTCGATTGCGTAGGTGACGGTTGTATTTGGTGTTTGGGTTTGTGTGTATTTTTTTGGAGTTTAGAGACTCCGAAGAAACTGTGGATCAACAAATGAACGTAGAAAACTGTGTGACGCTACTTTTATGGCGCGTGCGGATGGCAGGGAGGGAAGTGAAACATAGATTATGTTTAACGGCTATTATTAAAGGAACCAAAGCATGCTTTGACTTTCCTCACTACCTTctaataattaatcaattaaaatagtaatgttaattttgttagaaaattatattttcgtATAATCATTTCGAAATAATTGAGGTATATTTTCTCATTCTTCTTAtcagattaaatattttattgttctcTTTCTCTATTAGAATCTCTTgagaaattttttcaaatttaattatagagtttattatttattaattataaaatttgagcATAATTAGTAGTATTTTGctccaaaataattaaacaaaaatttcaaagcatgtgaaaagtaaaaataagtgatttttataataataataatatacatgaGCAACCTTTTCTACTATATACACTCAGTTTTCATGGTGTATGCATCAATATTGATTTTCCAATATTAGTGGAAATAAAGGCACTAACAGGCGCGTTAACATATACTTAATGATAAAAAACTCATGCTTAAAACCgtaaaagatataattattttttgtttaattataacttattcTCATTAATATTCTACTGTAACATTTTTGTATGGGTTAAATAATCCTttggatttatatatatatatatatatatatatatatatatatatagatctAATAAAAACGAactaattaatatagaaaaatataaagtacatttataatttcaaattaatttgaaaacaggcaacttcaaaacaaattatgttaaactataataaattatttggtATTTTACtaatgtttaagttttttttttaatttaacatctttccatttataattaaagcagctagtatatatatttaatcgCATTACCCTTTTGTGAAACATTTGGATGATTATTTATAAACCAAATCAGtgtgaaattttatcaaatatatatgcTCAATTATCTTTAATGTTACATTAGTTATACATAATTGAAAAGATAGTCATCAAAAACAATTATGTCATCATTCAGAATGGTTCTTCTAAGGAGCCTATAAAGTGAGGTTCACCTTCAACTCCTACTCACTCATAGgtcaaattacatttttattctataattatcTGATTGACTTGAacattgaaaaatgttttcaagaTAAACCTTCTTTCGTTGTTAAAACAATCCCCTCAGAAGAACTAATCTCATAGCTCTGCGTAAAGGATC
Coding sequences within:
- the LOC106758113 gene encoding oxysterol-binding protein-related protein 3C, whose product is MGSPEKNENKGFFAAMTSGFSIFSNAMHRSVNGLLGYEGVEVINPEGGKEDAEEEAQRGRWKPEERDGYWKMMHKYIGSDVTSMVTLPVIIFEPMTMLQKMAELMEYSYLLDQADKCEDPYMRMVYASSWAISVYFAYQRTWKPFNPILGETYEMANHGRVSFLAEQVSHHPPMSAGHAENEHFTYDVTSKLKTKFLGNSVDVYPVGRTRVTLKKDGVVIDLVPPPTKVNNLIFGRTWIDSPGEMVMTNLTTGDKVILYFQPCGWFGAGRYEVDGYVYNSAEEPKILMTGKWNESMSYQPCDLEGEPLPDTELKEVWHVADVPANDKFDYTYFAHKLNSFDTAPRKLLPSDSRLRPDRFALEMGDLSKSGAEKSSLEERQRAEKKIREAKGHKFAPRWFDLTEEVTSTPWGDLEIYQYNGKYTEHRTAIDNSDSIDHLDNKDIEFNPWQYGDLSKE